Proteins from a single region of Schistocerca gregaria isolate iqSchGreg1 unplaced genomic scaffold, iqSchGreg1.2 ptg001361l, whole genome shotgun sequence:
- the LOC126330807 gene encoding nuclear speckle splicing regulatory protein 1-like, whose product MREEKPSRECESELDEEKLFGYDEVYDEMKKEEVRKEERNARFGYGITTPSLYKGGSREAPRYIENLMKCAEERNQGRKIAYQRKLQRENEALLARNEKMECYISEEYKKKLEELKVGQGMEEPEEEGGGDIGSFYFNLKNNVALGAERKESSDRREGIEREGGLDKPKTDRVVRRDTWRSSRAIEKKQALIVERKNEEKVTRKKPRRNNESDILAARERYLQRKAARAKEEGIIKQSVGRL is encoded by the exons ATGAGAGAAGAGA AGCCGTCGAGGGAGTGCGAGAGCGAATTGGATGAGGAGAAGCTGTTTGGTTACGACGAGGTATATGATGAGATGAAGAAGGAGGAGGTGAGGAAGGAGGAGAGAAATGCAAGATTCGGGTACGGGATAACGACTCCGTCCTTATACAAGGGAGGGAGTCGGGAGGCGCCGAGATACATAGAGAATTTGATGAAATGCGCCGAGGAGAGGAACCAAGGAAGGAAGATAGCATATCAGAGGAAGTTGCAGAGAGAGAATGAGGCGTTGTTGGCGAGGAATGAGAAGATGGAATGTTATATTTCTGAAGAGTACAAAAAGAAGTTAGAGGAGTTGAAGGTGGGGCAGGGTATGGAAGAgccggaggaggagggaggaggggataTTGGATCATTCTATTTCAATTTGAAGAATAATGTGGCACTTGGCGCGGAGAGGAAGGAATCAAGTGACCGTCGAGAAGGGATTGAGAGAGAGGGGGGATTGGACAAGCCTAAAACAGACAGAGTGGTGCGGAGGGATACATGGAGGTCTTCGAGAGCGATAGAGAAGAAGCAGGCATTGATAGTTGAGCGCAAGAACGAAGAAAAGGTTACTCGGAAAAAACCTCGAAGGAACAATGAATCAGATATTTTAGCGGCCAGGGAGCGATATTTACAGAGGAAGGCGGCTAGAGCAAAAGAGGAGGGTATTATCAAACAAAGTGTTGGAAGATTATAA
- the LOC126330813 gene encoding uncharacterized protein LOC126330813, whose product MSFSFPLPPILPLLLLLFTPLLLDGVIASSIPHPSATPRIFSCDYPKVVPSASLVHSTLQNRQTLNTCPSAFLFHAFYLLSGPTCVSCTGGGSFFWTHGPSSPPASICLPKPLYPHCKLVHTPYSTVSRSMHSGIYKSLSHSSPSIRSNLSKQDGDTSLSEPSDFGPVTPNNHQVLSDHQEMVAEHTFNRRLSYDSCRVLDCSDPQLPSLQYPHCPVDTFCNVTTSSCQRTFTAAPPCSPMLYSVQLQKCVACHTSNLMPSPLLEPKRSFTCRDQNYPPHFWIASYRCNEQGEFAMPLDNANWETVKKAPRCVFLLCILTTSLLIISLASRQYLQWRPRIRKAKGEFF is encoded by the exons ATGTCGTTCTCATTCCCTCTCCCACCGATCCTCCCCTTGCTACTCCTTCTGTTTACTCCCCTTCTACTCGACGGGGTTATCGCCTCTTCGATACCCCATCCCTCCGCCACCCCCCGAATCTTCTCGTGCGATTACCCCAAAGTAGTCCCGTCCGCATCTCTAGTCCATTCAACCCTTCAAAACAGACAAACCCTTAATACTTGCCCCTCTGCA tttctttttcacgCATTTTATTTGCTATCAGGTCCAACATGCGTTTCGTGTACCGGTGGTGGCTCCTTCTTTTGGACTCATGGGCCGTCTTCGCCCCCTGCCTCCATCTGCCTGCCTAAGCCTCTATATCCGCACTGCAAACTTGTGCACACCCCTTATAGCACCGTCTCTAGATCGATGCATTCAGGAATCTATAAATCGCTGTCTCACTCTTCCCCTTCCATTCGTTCCAATCTGTCAAAGCAAGATGGCGATACATCGCTCTCCGAACCCTCAGATTTCGGTCCGGTTACTCCAAATAATCACCAAGTTTTATCGGACCATCAAGAGATGGTGGCTGAGCACACTTTCAACCGCCGCCTTTCCTATGACTCTTGTCGCGTACTCGATTGCTCAGATCCGCAGCTACCGTCCCTTCAATACCCCCATTGCCCCGTAGATACCTTTTGCAACGTAACCACATCATCCTGTCAGCGTACCTTTACCGCCGCACCCCcttgttctcctatgctctattcGGTACAACTTCAAAAATGCGTCGCATGCCACACCTCCAACCTTATGCCGTCTCCTCTTTTAGAGCCGAAGCGCTCGTTCACCTGCAGAGACCAAAACTATCCACCACACTTCTGGATTGCTTCCTACAGGTGCAATGAACAAGGTGAATTTGCCATGCCACTAGATAACGCCAACTGGGAAACCGTCAAAAAAGCTCCTAGATGCGTTTTTCTGCTGTGTATCCTTACCACTTCCTTACTTATCATTTCATTGGCCTCCAGGCAGTACCTCCAGTGGCGCCCTCGTATAAGAAAGGCGAAGGGCGAATTTTTCTGA
- the LOC126330814 gene encoding charged multivesicular body protein 5-like produces MMNRLFGMPNKGNKEATLEHVSQSLEGRIADLDAKLDRVQGELAKYADQLKAYQTRGVEPPKALKQRMMNTLRQKRMYEAQRDQLANQQFSLEKTSFAIESMKESLNQVEALKTAKGRIETYLKQADLNTIEALQDDLNDLLTETDDIQHILGNESIEYIDEDDLQLELDSIESGTFVFQQQNEQDSIEIGDIELGQPLPVESVHNEVDLSYTPPTAMPSVSPDAIPTTVPPSDRKTVEPVYKTKTS; encoded by the exons ATGATGAACAGACTGTTTGGGATGCCTAATAAGGGCAATAAGGAGGCGACGTTAGAGCACGTATCGCAATCC CTAGAAGGAAGGATAGCGGACTTGGACGCGAAGTTAGACAGAGTGCAAGGAGAATTGGCAAAGTATGCGGACCAGTTAAAAGCGTATCAAACGCGCGGAGTGGAACCGCCAAAAGCGTTGAAGCAAAGAATGATGAACACATTGAGGCAGAAGCGCATGTATGAGGCGCAACGAGATCAATTGGCGAATCAGCAGTTTTCTTTGGAAAAGACATCGTTTGCAATTGAGTCGATGAAAGAATCTCTCAACCAAGTAGAGGCCTTAAAAACAGCTAAGGGAAGGATCGAGACGTACTTGAAGCAGGCAGACTTAAACACAATCGAGGCTCTTCAGGATGATTTGAATGACCTACTCACGGAAACAGACGACATTCAACACATACTAGGAAACGAGTCGATTGAGTACATCGATGAAGATGACTTGCAACTCGAACTAGATTCTATTGAAAGCGGtacttttgtgtttcagcaacagaacGAGCAAGACTCTATCGAAATCGGTGATATCGAACTGGGTCAGCCTCTACCGGTGGAGTCCGTCCATAACGAGGTCGACCTCTCATACACACCTCCGACCGCGATGCCATCTGTTTCTCCCGACGCTATCCCTACAACAGTGCCACCCAGTGATCGAAAAACTGTCGAACCAGTGTACAAAACCAAAACATCCTAG
- the LOC126330815 gene encoding probable alanine aminotransferase, mitochondrial isoform X1, whose protein sequence is MFKNTFQTSGKLRLSTSRNCFRNFEGRWKGKKRWVSTQLELPRNVLEAEYAVRGPIPTRAEQLEKSLRSGNRHPFSEIVYFNIGNPQFFGQKPITFFRQVMSLMELPSMIPIVKNEFPADVIERAKHYINLLELPGTGAYTRSQGLCFVLEDVARFITARDNLCDPSVRSRDPHAYSLPDNIFLGDGSSCLIRRVLQLLINGPSSGIMIPVPQYPLYSATISLLGGSQIPYYLDESNNWSLDMNELEKAYFDASANDVSVKGLVVINPGNPTGQVLTQTNMENIIQFCKLKDLVLIADEVYQENIYDPVRKPFISFKKVKHLMGTPYQDVKLFSSNSASKGFVGECGRRAGYIEMDGIPDIARQEYIKLCSIELCPNTMGQILVGLMARPPVEGEESFKQYERERDEILNSLSVRANIIISRLRSLEGVTCTKPEGAMYVFPSLTIPARAIQKAEECNIPPDTLYCQELLEQTGICAVPGSGFKQVPGTHHLRMTFLPPKEKMLYILDNLLTQFHRRFMEKYS, encoded by the exons atgtttaaaaatacgtTTCAGACTAGCGGTAAACTGCGGTTGTCTACTTCGAGGAATTGTTTTCGTAATTTTGAGGGAAGATGGAAAGGGAAGAAGAGATGGGTATCTACTCAATTGGAGTTACCGAGGAACGTTCTCGAAGCAGAATATGCGGTGCGTGGACCAATACCAACTCGAGCCGAACAGCTTGAAAAATCCCTGAGGTCAGGCAATAGGCACCCGTTCTCAGAAATTGTATACTTCAAC ATTGGAAATCCACAATTTTTCGGACAGAAACCAATTACGTTTTTCCGACAAGTGATGAGTTTAATGGAACTACCAAGCATGATTCCCATAGTAAAAAATGAATTTCCAGCTGATGTCATTGAAAGAGCAAAGCATTACATCAATTTGCTAGAACTACCAGGAACAGGCGCCTATACGCGTAGCCAAGGATTGTGCTTTGTTTTAGAGGACGTGGCCCGATTTATTACCGCGAGAGATAACTTATGTGATCCCTCCGTCAGATCAAGAGATCCTCATGCTTATTCGCTGCCTGACAACATCTTTCTCGGCGACGGCTCCAGTTGCCTCATCCGACGTGTACTCCAACTTCTTATCAATGGCCCAAGTTCCGGTATCATGATCCCTGTTCCTCAATACCCTCTCTATTCTGCCACTATTTCACTTCTTGGTGGATCTCAAATTCCTTATTATCTCGACGAAAGCAATAACTGGTCTCTCGACATGAACGAGCTTGAAAAAGCCTATTTCGATGCTTCTGCAAACGACGTCTCAGTTAAGGGCCTCGTCGTTATCAACCCCGGTAATCCTACAGGACAAGTCTTGACACAAACCAATATGGAAAACATCATCCAGTTTTGTAAACTCAAAGACCTTGTCCTCATTGCCGATGAAGTCTACCAAGAAAATATCTATGATCCCGTCCGTAAGCCATTCATCTCTTTCAAAAAAGTCAAACACCTCATGGGAACCCCCTACCAAGACGTCAAGCTTTTTTCCAGTAATAGCGCCTCTAAAGGCTTTGTCGGAGA GTGTGGAAGAAGAGCAGGGTATATAGAGATGGACGGGATACCTGATATAGCACGTCAGGAGTATATCAAACTATGCTCGATTGAGCTGTGCCCTAATACAATGGGACAGATACTGGTGGGACTGATGGCACGCCCCCCAGTGGAAGGAGAAGAGTCATTCAAACAATATGAAAGAGAgagggatgaaatattgaattccttGTCCGTTCGGGCAAATATTATCATAAGTCGCTTGAGATCGCTTGAAGGGGTGACCTGTACAAAACCCGAAGGAGCAATGTACGTATTTCCCTCACTGACAATTCCAGCACGTGCAATTCAGAAAGCGGAGGAATGTAACATTCCTCCTGACACGCTATACTGTCAGGAATTGTTAGAGCAGACTGGAATTTGCGCGGTGCCCGGATCTGGGTTTAAGCAGGTGCCAGGTACCCACCACCTCCGAATGACGTTTTTGCCACCCAAAGAGAAGATGCTGTACATTCTGGATAATCTTCTGACTCAATTTCACCGCCGATTTATGGAGAAATATTCATAA
- the LOC126330815 gene encoding probable alanine aminotransferase, mitochondrial isoform X2 encodes MSLMELPSMIPIVKNEFPADVIERAKHYINLLELPGTGAYTRSQGLCFVLEDVARFITARDNLCDPSVRSRDPHAYSLPDNIFLGDGSSCLIRRVLQLLINGPSSGIMIPVPQYPLYSATISLLGGSQIPYYLDESNNWSLDMNELEKAYFDASANDVSVKGLVVINPGNPTGQVLTQTNMENIIQFCKLKDLVLIADEVYQENIYDPVRKPFISFKKVKHLMGTPYQDVKLFSSNSASKGFVGECGRRAGYIEMDGIPDIARQEYIKLCSIELCPNTMGQILVGLMARPPVEGEESFKQYERERDEILNSLSVRANIIISRLRSLEGVTCTKPEGAMYVFPSLTIPARAIQKAEECNIPPDTLYCQELLEQTGICAVPGSGFKQVPGTHHLRMTFLPPKEKMLYILDNLLTQFHRRFMEKYS; translated from the exons ATGAGTTTAATGGAACTACCAAGCATGATTCCCATAGTAAAAAATGAATTTCCAGCTGATGTCATTGAAAGAGCAAAGCATTACATCAATTTGCTAGAACTACCAGGAACAGGCGCCTATACGCGTAGCCAAGGATTGTGCTTTGTTTTAGAGGACGTGGCCCGATTTATTACCGCGAGAGATAACTTATGTGATCCCTCCGTCAGATCAAGAGATCCTCATGCTTATTCGCTGCCTGACAACATCTTTCTCGGCGACGGCTCCAGTTGCCTCATCCGACGTGTACTCCAACTTCTTATCAATGGCCCAAGTTCCGGTATCATGATCCCTGTTCCTCAATACCCTCTCTATTCTGCCACTATTTCACTTCTTGGTGGATCTCAAATTCCTTATTATCTCGACGAAAGCAATAACTGGTCTCTCGACATGAACGAGCTTGAAAAAGCCTATTTCGATGCTTCTGCAAACGACGTCTCAGTTAAGGGCCTCGTCGTTATCAACCCCGGTAATCCTACAGGACAAGTCTTGACACAAACCAATATGGAAAACATCATCCAGTTTTGTAAACTCAAAGACCTTGTCCTCATTGCCGATGAAGTCTACCAAGAAAATATCTATGATCCCGTCCGTAAGCCATTCATCTCTTTCAAAAAAGTCAAACACCTCATGGGAACCCCCTACCAAGACGTCAAGCTTTTTTCCAGTAATAGCGCCTCTAAAGGCTTTGTCGGAGA GTGTGGAAGAAGAGCAGGGTATATAGAGATGGACGGGATACCTGATATAGCACGTCAGGAGTATATCAAACTATGCTCGATTGAGCTGTGCCCTAATACAATGGGACAGATACTGGTGGGACTGATGGCACGCCCCCCAGTGGAAGGAGAAGAGTCATTCAAACAATATGAAAGAGAgagggatgaaatattgaattccttGTCCGTTCGGGCAAATATTATCATAAGTCGCTTGAGATCGCTTGAAGGGGTGACCTGTACAAAACCCGAAGGAGCAATGTACGTATTTCCCTCACTGACAATTCCAGCACGTGCAATTCAGAAAGCGGAGGAATGTAACATTCCTCCTGACACGCTATACTGTCAGGAATTGTTAGAGCAGACTGGAATTTGCGCGGTGCCCGGATCTGGGTTTAAGCAGGTGCCAGGTACCCACCACCTCCGAATGACGTTTTTGCCACCCAAAGAGAAGATGCTGTACATTCTGGATAATCTTCTGACTCAATTTCACCGCCGATTTATGGAGAAATATTCATAA